The Lepisosteus oculatus isolate fLepOcu1 chromosome 4, fLepOcu1.hap2, whole genome shotgun sequence genome window below encodes:
- the LOC102687754 gene encoding E3 ubiquitin-protein ligase TRIM39, with the protein MAMKPQCQDVLTKQQEHLKRQREAVKYRIKKLTAKQTEITKKSTAVRENISKKFEDIKRVLDQDLKVTLNQLEMEANAALFSIDNLLEKCNLVTQDIEMELSELNAQLEQNNPQEQHIKTNLQTEERVRAIMNISFPDSIQLDDYKSNQILSLINNLFLFIRAQIPITRKVFESYVTEVRLDPDTAHPNLVISPDGTTATYTKEWQEFPESADRFDTTLNVISCDGFSDGRLYWEADVEGKTYWELGLTYPRIPRKGREETCWLGRGEESWCVEFFNGDYTAWHNGVSHHLPISKNFKKIGTYLSYPAGLISFYGIDDQTHLFTFCAGRFNETLHLAVCPGHDNEGSNTKPIKLCSAVKT; encoded by the exons ATGGCCATGAAACCACAATGCCAA GATGTGCTCACAAAGCAGCAGGAACATCTGAAAAGGCAACGAGAAGCTGTcaaatacagaattaaaaagCTGACTGCAAAACAAACGGAGATTACA aaaaaatccACAGCAGTGAgggaaaacatttccaaaaagtTTGAAGATATAAAAAGAGTGCTAGACCAGGACTTGAAAGTCACGTTAAACCAGCTGGAAATGGAAGCGAATGCAGCTCTGTTTAGCATTGATAACCTCCTAGAGAAATGTAACCTGGTTACTCAAGACATTGAGATGGAATTGTCTGAGCTCAATGCACAGCTGGAACAGAACAATCCACAGGAGCAACATATAAAGACG AATTTACAAACCGAAGAAAG AGTTAGAGCTATTATGAACATCAGTTTCCCTGATTCCATCCAACTGGATGACTACAAGTCTAATCAGATCCTAAGCTTGATCAACAATCTGTTCCTGTTCATTCGTGCTCAGATTCCCATAACCAGAAAAGTCTTTGAAAGCT ATGTCACAGAGGTGCGGCTGGACCCCGACACTGCTCATCCTAATCTGGTCATTTCCCCAGATGGCACCACTGCCACCTACACAAAGGAATGGCAGGAATTTCCAGAGAGCGCGGACCGCTTTGACACTACCCTGAATGTGATTAGCTGTGATGGCTTCTCAGATGGGAGGCTCTACTGGGAAGCGGATGTGGAGGGTAAGACGTACTGGGAGCTGGGACTCACGTATCCCAGAATACCCCGCAAGGGCAGGGAGGAGACCTGCTGGCTGGGGAGAGGTGAAGAGTCTTGGTGTGTTGAGTTTTTTAATGGGGACTACACAGCATGGCACAATGGAGTCTCTCATCATCTCCCCATCAGCAAAAACTTCAAGAAAATCGGAACCTACCTGAGCTATCCAGCTGGACTTATATCGTTCTATGGCATTGATGACCAGACCCACCTGTTCACATTCTGCGCTGGCAGGTTCAACGAAACCCTCCATCTTGCTGTATGTCCTGGCCATGACAATGAAGGCTCCAACACTAAGCCCATTAaactctgcagtgctgtgaaaaCATGA